The Polaribacter sp. KT25b genome contains the following window.
GCATTCTGTATTCTGTTTACCAACTCTCTTGCAACACCTTCTTTACGTAATTCTTCTGTAATGGTAACATCTAAAGCAACTGTTAACGCGCCTTCATTTGCAACTAACCAACCTTCTATATCTTTTGATGATATTTCTACATCTGAAGCGTCCAAAATAATATTTTTTCCATTAATTTCTATAGAAATGTTTTTATCTTTTTCTATTTTGTTAATATCTTCTTGAGTAAATTTTTGCACTTCTGATGCAATAAAACGCATATCTTTTCCAAATTTTGGACCTAAAGCTTTAAAATTAGGCTTAATTTGTTTGATTAAAATATCTGAAGCATCATCTAAAATTTGAATTTCTTTAATATTAACTTCGTGTTTAATAAGATTTTCTACCGCTAAAATTTCTTCCTTTTGCTGAGGATTATCTACAGGAATCATAATTTTTTGCAATGGCTGACGCACTTTTATTTTTTCTTTTGCTCTTAATGATAAAACTAAAGATGATATAATTTGTGCATTTTCCATTTTACGCTCTAAGCTTTTATTAACAAAACTAGCATCGTAAACAGGAAAATTAGATAAATGAATACTTTCTGATGTTTCTTTACCCGTTACAGAATTTAAATCTTGATACAATCTGTCCATAAAAAATGGCGCAATTGGCGAACTTAATTTCGCAATTGTAATCATACATGTATACAAAGTTTGATACGCAGAAATTTTATCTGTTTGATAATCTCCTTTCCAAAAACGTCTTCTACTTAAACGCACATACCAGTTACTTAAATAATCTTGTGTAAAATCTGATATTGCTCTTGCAGCTCTCGTTGGCTCGTATTCTTCATAGAATTTATCAACTTTATTGATTAAAGTATTTAATTCTGATAAAATCCATCTGTCTATTTCTGGTCTTTCTTCTAAAGGAATATCTGCTTCTTTATAAGAAAACCCATCAAGATTTGAATATAAAGTAAAGAACGAATAGGTGTTATATAAAGTTCCGAAAAACTTACGTTTTACTTCTTCAATTCCTTCTAAATCGAATTTTAAATTATCCCAAGGATTTGCGTTAGAAATCATGTACCAACGTGTTGCATCTGCTCCATATGTTGATAATGTTGTAAACGGATCTGTAGCATTTCCTAAACGCTTAGACATTTTATGTCCGTTTTTATCTAAAACTAAACCGTTAGAAACTACATTTTTGTAAGCAACAGAATCAAAAACCATTGTTGCAATTGCATGTAACGTATAAAACCAACCACGTGTTTGGTCTACTCCTTCTGCAATAAAATCTGCAGGAAAAGATTCGTTTCCATCAATTTTTTGTTTATTTTCAAACGGATAATGCCATTGTGCATAAGGCATAGAACCAGAATCGAACCAAACATCAATTAAATCACTTTCGCGTTTCATTGGTTGTCCAGATGCTGAAACTAATACAATTTCATCAACAATATTTTTATGTAAATCTAATTTTGCATAGTTTTCTTCTGAGTTGTTATCAACTTCAAAATCTGCAAAAATATCTTCTGCTAAAACTCCAGCCTCAACAGCTTTTGCCATTTCTTGCTTTAATTCTTTAACAGAACCAATGCAAATTTCTTCTTTACCATCTTCTGATCTCCAGATTGGCAATGGAATTCCCCAATAACGAGAACGAGATAAATTCCAGTCGTTTGCATTTGCTAACCAGTTACCAAAACGTCCAGTTCCTGTAGATTCTGGTTTCCAGTTAATGGTTTTGTTTAACTCGTGCATTCTATCTTTAACATCAGTTACTTTAATAAACCAAGAATCTAATGGATAATATAAAATTGGTTTATCTGTACGCCAACAATTTGGGTAACTGTGTTTGTATTTTTCAACCTTAAAAGCCTTGTTTTCTGTTTTAAGTTTAATAGCCAATTCAACATCAATAGATCTTTCTGGGGCTTCACCATCTGCGTAATATTCGTTCTTTACATATTTACCCGCAAACTCGCCCATTTCTGGTCTAAATTTACCCTGTAAATCTACTAAAGGAACTAAATTATCATTTTTATCTTTTACCAACATTGGTGGAATTTCTGGTGTTGCTTGTTTAGCAACCATAGCATCATCTGCTCCAAAAGTTGGCGCTGTATGTACAATTCCTGTTCCATCATCTATAGTAACAAAATCTCCAGCAATTATTCTAAAAGCATCCTGAGGATTGTCATTTGGTAAACAGTAATCTAATAATTGCTCGTATTTAATACCAACTAAATCTTTACCAATAAATTCTTTAATTACGTGATAAGGAATTTTTTTATCACCAGCATTGTAAGTACTTAATTCTTCTGAAGTTTCAACTTGTACATTGTTTTTACCTGCAAATTGCTTACTAACTAAATTTTTAGCTAAAACAACTTTAATTGGCTCAAATGTATATTGATTAAAAGTTTCTACTAAAACATATTCAATTTTTGGCCCTACAGTTAATGCTGTATTACTTGGCAAAGTCCAAGGAGTTGTTGTCCAAGCTATAAAATAAACAGTTCCTTCATTTTGTAAAAAATCTGGAAGTGTATTTTCTATCGCTTTAAATTGTGCAACAACAGTTGTATCTGTTACATCTTGGTAAGTTCCTGGTTGATTTAACTCGTGAGAACTTAAACCTGTACCCGCTTTTGGCGAATAAGGCTGAATTGTATACCCTTTGTAAATTAATTCTTTGTTGTAAATCTGTTTTAATAACCACCAAACAGACTCCATATATTTTGGTTCGTAGGTAATGTATGGATCTTCCATATCTACCCAGTATCCCATTTTATTGGTTAAATCGTTCCAAATATCAGTATAACGCATTACTGCTTTTCTACAAGCTGCGTTATAATCTTCTACAGAAATTTTATTACCAATATCTTCTTTAGTAATTCCTAATTCTTTTTCAACACCCAATTCTATTGGCAAACCATGCGTATCCCAACCCGCTTTACGCTTTACTTGGTAACCTTTCATGGTTTTATATCGTGGAAAAATATCTTTAATTGCTCTTGCTAAAACGTGGTGAACTCCTGGAAGTCCGTTTGCAGAAGGAGGCCCTTCAAAAAACACAAAAGGTTTTGCATTTTCTCTAGAAGTTACACTCTTTTCGAATATGTTATTTTCTTGCCAATAGTTTAGAATTTCTTCTGCTACTTTTGGTAAGTCAAGCCCTTTATACTCAGGAAATTTCGCTTTCATTTTCTGTCTTTTCTAATAAGAATGCGAAAATACAGATTTTCTTGGAAATTTATACAGTTGAAAGTAGCAAAGTTTCAAAGTACAAGTGATTAAACTTTGTAACTCTGCTACTTTAAAACTTTGTGATTATTTTTAAAGTCCTCTTTCATTTTTTATTTTCTCATAAGCAGCTTGTATGCTTTGAAACTTTTCGTTTGCGCCTTTTAAATGCTCTTCTCCCAAACCTTGTAATTTATCTGGATGATATTTTTTTACCATTTTTCTGTACGCAGTTTTTACCTCATCATCTGTGGCTTCTTTTGATATCTCTAAAATTTTATATGAAGCATTAGATTCATCATAAAACATGGCTTTAATAGAATCAAAATCATTTTGATTGATGTATAAATATCCAGCAATTTTTCTGATTTCTTCTATTTCTGATTGAATTACAAAACCATCTGCTTTAGCGATACCAAATAAAAAGTGTAATAATTGTAAACGTGAAGAATGTGACATGTGTGCTCTAATTTGCATACAAACTTGACGTGCAGAAACTTCTTTTTTAATAATTCCTTTAAAAAGTTTAAAAGCGCTATTTGCTCTTTCTTTGCCATACATACTAACAAATTGGTTGCGAACAAAGTCTAATTCTCTTTTATCTACTTTTCCATCAGATTTTATTACAATGGATGCTAATACTAAAAGACTCATCTCAAAATCTCCAGATTCTGTATCTACAGAACCTCTTCTTTGTCCAGATTGGTTAGCTCTATCGTAATCTATTTGTTCTTGTTTTAAATCTTTTTCAGAAAAACCATCTACAAAGCTACCAAGTGCAAAACCAATTGCGGCTCCTATTGGCCCTCCTAATGAAAAACCTAAACCCGCTCCTAACCATTTTGTAAAACTACCCATTTTTTATTTTTTTAAAGCAGCAAAGTTACAAAGTTTAAAATAGATTGTTTGTCACTTAGATTGTTGGATTTTTCGAAATTTATAAAATAGTTAGACCGAATTTGCATGAAGGATTGAAGCAATTGTTTGAGCTCTTTTTTATTTTTCATAAAAAAAGCGAGTGCGGAAAGCCTGACGATTTTTACCTAAAAGTAAAAGTATAACGATACTTTTAGGTAAAAATGGGCATGCCCAAAATAAAAAGAATCAATTTTATTGATATTTCTATTGAAACTACCATTTTTAAGTTTGTTGAATTTTGATAAACAAATACCTATCTTTGCATTTTAAATTTAGAAAATATGTATCCAGAAGAATTAGTAAAACCAATGCGTGATGAGTTAATTAACGCAGGTTTTGAAGCATTATATACAAGTGAAGACGTTGAGAACGCGATGTCTAAAGAAGGAACAACTTTAGTGGTAGTAAACTCGGTTTGTGGTTGTGCAGCTGGTACAGCTAGACCAGGAGCGGTAGCTTCTTTAGGTGCAGAAAAAACGCCTACAAACTTAACAACTGTTTTTGCTGGTGTAGAAAAAGAATCTACACAAAAAGCAAGAGAATTTATGATTCCGTTTCCTCCATCTTCTCCTGCAATTGCATTGTTTAAAGATGGTAATTTAGTACATATGTTAGAGCGTCATCATATTGAAGGTCGTTCTGCACAAATGATTGCACAAAATTTAGCACAAGCTTACGAAGAGTTT
Protein-coding sequences here:
- the ileS gene encoding isoleucine--tRNA ligase gives rise to the protein MKAKFPEYKGLDLPKVAEEILNYWQENNIFEKSVTSRENAKPFVFFEGPPSANGLPGVHHVLARAIKDIFPRYKTMKGYQVKRKAGWDTHGLPIELGVEKELGITKEDIGNKISVEDYNAACRKAVMRYTDIWNDLTNKMGYWVDMEDPYITYEPKYMESVWWLLKQIYNKELIYKGYTIQPYSPKAGTGLSSHELNQPGTYQDVTDTTVVAQFKAIENTLPDFLQNEGTVYFIAWTTTPWTLPSNTALTVGPKIEYVLVETFNQYTFEPIKVVLAKNLVSKQFAGKNNVQVETSEELSTYNAGDKKIPYHVIKEFIGKDLVGIKYEQLLDYCLPNDNPQDAFRIIAGDFVTIDDGTGIVHTAPTFGADDAMVAKQATPEIPPMLVKDKNDNLVPLVDLQGKFRPEMGEFAGKYVKNEYYADGEAPERSIDVELAIKLKTENKAFKVEKYKHSYPNCWRTDKPILYYPLDSWFIKVTDVKDRMHELNKTINWKPESTGTGRFGNWLANANDWNLSRSRYWGIPLPIWRSEDGKEEICIGSVKELKQEMAKAVEAGVLAEDIFADFEVDNNSEENYAKLDLHKNIVDEIVLVSASGQPMKRESDLIDVWFDSGSMPYAQWHYPFENKQKIDGNESFPADFIAEGVDQTRGWFYTLHAIATMVFDSVAYKNVVSNGLVLDKNGHKMSKRLGNATDPFTTLSTYGADATRWYMISNANPWDNLKFDLEGIEEVKRKFFGTLYNTYSFFTLYSNLDGFSYKEADIPLEERPEIDRWILSELNTLINKVDKFYEEYEPTRAARAISDFTQDYLSNWYVRLSRRRFWKGDYQTDKISAYQTLYTCMITIAKLSSPIAPFFMDRLYQDLNSVTGKETSESIHLSNFPVYDASFVNKSLERKMENAQIISSLVLSLRAKEKIKVRQPLQKIMIPVDNPQQKEEILAVENLIKHEVNIKEIQILDDASDILIKQIKPNFKALGPKFGKDMRFIASEVQKFTQEDINKIEKDKNISIEINGKNIILDASDVEISSKDIEGWLVANEGALTVALDVTITEELRKEGVARELVNRIQNARKDSGLEVTDRIKLTVLNNQNLQQSIADNKEYIMSETLTTELVFVDELEDGTEIEFDTIISKILIEKA
- a CDS encoding TerB family tellurite resistance protein codes for the protein MGSFTKWLGAGLGFSLGGPIGAAIGFALGSFVDGFSEKDLKQEQIDYDRANQSGQRRGSVDTESGDFEMSLLVLASIVIKSDGKVDKRELDFVRNQFVSMYGKERANSAFKLFKGIIKKEVSARQVCMQIRAHMSHSSRLQLLHFLFGIAKADGFVIQSEIEEIRKIAGYLYINQNDFDSIKAMFYDESNASYKILEISKEATDDEVKTAYRKMVKKYHPDKLQGLGEEHLKGANEKFQSIQAAYEKIKNERGL
- a CDS encoding BrxA/BrxB family bacilliredoxin, which produces MYPEELVKPMRDELINAGFEALYTSEDVENAMSKEGTTLVVVNSVCGCAAGTARPGAVASLGAEKTPTNLTTVFAGVEKESTQKAREFMIPFPPSSPAIALFKDGNLVHMLERHHIEGRSAQMIAQNLAQAYEEFC